GATCAGGCGCATGCCGTCATAATACTCCGGGACATAGCCCGATCCCTGCGGGTCACCGGTGACCGAGTCCTCACCGACATACCATGCAAGGCCCATCGTCCCCTTCCTTGGATTCTCGGCATAGACAGTTGCATGGGAGAAGTTCTTGTAAAACCCGTCCTCTGCCTTCACTTTGAGGGTGTCGCCTGACCCCATACCGCCGACGAGGCCGCAGAGATCCCTGACGGCCGTTCCTTTCACGGCGCCATAGTCCCTGCTCTCCACATTTTGGTACTCGGCCGGATCCCAGAGGTCTGACTCGTTGAAGGTCGGGCCCTGGTGGTAGTAATGGGTCGTCCCGTCACCAAGGACGGGGAGGTTCGTCTCCATCCAGATATAGTTCACCGTCTTCTCGTTGAGGATGGTCGTGCCGTCTGGGGCATACCTGACGATATGGATGTCGCTCGTCGCCGTCGTCGGCAGGACTACAAGGTAAATGGCGAGAAGGGCGATCAGAACAAAGTTATGGTTTCTCATTTTTTCATCACCTTCCAAGGCAAAAAAAGAGAATATCATCTCCTCCTGAGGAGGAGAAGGGCGCCGAAGGCGATGAAGGGCAGGGCCCAGAAGACCGGCGACTGTTGCGGGGTCGTGGGAGTGGGTGTCGCTGCCGTTGTCTCATTGATCGCCGGTGTCGGGGCCGTGACCTCTCCCACCGGTGCCTGCACATCGTCGGGGGCCACTGCCGAACCTTTCTCTGCCGTGATGGCAAAGAAGGAGAAGCCCGGGGACTCGGCCGAATAATATGCCTTGCCTTCCTTCTCCTCGATAAAGGTCGTCTGCAGACGGATCCACTCTCCATTCACGTGCCGCAGGAGGGCCACGTCGCCGGCCGAAACGCCCTGGGCCTTCAGCCACGCGGCTTCAACGGCAAACTCGATTGTAACTCCTTCGATCGCCAAAGGGTCGGTCTTGTAAAGTGTGACCTCCTGGATCTCGTAGACCGCACCCTCTGGTGCCGGGGCGCCCTTCGGCAGGCTTGCCTTCTTCACCGTAAAGAGGAAGTGTTCGATCCGGTCATAGGCGCTGACCGTGATCGTTGAGAACGCGGTCTCGGTCACGGAGAAGGACTTCGATTCACCTGCCGGGATGGAGCCGGAAACAGCTGAGACCGCGGAGGTGCTGCCGCTAGAGGATGAGTGGCTGTACGAGGGCGACGGAGTCGGGGCTGGGGCCGCAACGCCGCCGACCGCGAAGTAACAAAATCCTGGTGTGGTTGCACTAAAGTACGCCCTTCCATTCTCCTCTTTGATAAATGTTGTTGGGAGACCCTGCCATGCACCATTCGTGTACCGCAGCAGCCTCACATCGGTGACCGCCATCCTGTGGGAGTTCAGCCAGGTGAGAGGGAGGTCAAAGGCGATGACTGCCTCGTCGATGGTGTTTTCAGGGGCAGGGTAGACGATATGGAGGTACTGGAAGATGTTCTCAGCAGGTGTGTCGATGTAGTTCGGGAGTTCATCGGGGACGTCAATGGCCAGTTCTCCATCCCTGACGTCTCCGGCGGCCTTGATGGTTATTTTTGAGACTGCACCCTTCTCAAGATCCAGTGCCTTCTCGCCGCCAGCACTGATGTTCCCGAGGGAGACGATGTTACCCTGCAGGTTCGGCGGGATGAAGGAGACCTTGACGACACCCTTGATGGTGTCCATACCGCTGACATTCTCGCCCACAAGGCGGAGGGGCCAGTTCTCGTCGTCACCGGCAATATGCATGCCGTTCAGAGAGTTGGCAAGGATGTACTTGTCGCTGTACATCGCGTCGCGGCTGTCTATGATAGTCTCCGAACCGTCTTTACCGACGATATGGATGGCATAGCCTTCGGCCGCGAGGGTGTCATTGAATGACTTACCTGTATGGAAGTTCTCGTCATCGACATAGCCGAGGAGGAACCAGAGAGGCATGCCTGACCATTCTCTGCCCTTGCTGTCTGTGTAGGACTTCTCGTGGTTGGCGCCCATGGTGCAGGCAAGACCGCTCTCGAAGTAGCCCTTGCTGATGGTCTTGTCGATTGCTCCGTCGAGCTGGAGGTTCCAGGTGGGTTCTGCTACGTCGTAGATCCTGATCTCAGAGATATATTTGGCCGAGAGCCCGGCGCAGGACGGGAGACCTGAGTTGTAGTGCCAGTATTTCTCGTCGATGCACTCGTGCATGTTCCACTGCCCGAAGACGTGGTCGTCGGGCGCAAAAAAGAGCCGGTAGCCGTCGGCATAGTCGGGGACATAGCCCTGCCGTCCGGTGTACCACACCAGGACAGCCTCGCCCTGCTGCTCCTCGGGGGCATAGATGTTGCCGTAATGGAGGGACGTCTCCCATCCGTCAGGGGCTGCGAAGGTGATCTCAGTGTCAGGGCCCATGCCGCCGGCGAGGTTGCAGAGGTCACGCACGGAGGTTCCCTTGATCTGCTCATCGATCTTCAAACCACCTGGATAGGTCTCGGCCTGATCCCAGGGGTCCGCGGGCGGGAAGTTCAGTCCCTCGAAGTAGTAGTGCGTCTCGCCGTCACCGTACACCGGGAATTTTTCTTCCATGTACCTGTAGTCGATGGTCTTCTCGCTGAGGACCGTCGTGCGGTCGGCAGCGTACTTGACGATCCGCACTGAAGGGATCTCGGTCGGTTTCTGGAACGCGGTCAGTTCGATGCTTTCGATACTTGCCACACTCTGCGACCCTTCGGTCAGCGCAGAACCGACCAGCCTGACAGGGTAACCATTTTCGTTGGTCAGAAGGGTTCCGTTCAGTTTGTTGGCGATGATGAAGTCGTTGTTCTGGGAAACGATTTTGCTGCTGAACTCCTTGCTGTAGTCTCCTGACCCGGTGACGATCACCGTGTAGCCCTGTGCAGCAAGTTTGCTGTTAAATGCGCCAGACCCGTGGATGGTATAGTCGTCAACCCAGCCGCAAAGGCTCCAGAGCGGGATACCCGACCATTCGCGGTTCTTGTCGTCGGTCCAGGTGACGGTGTGGTGCGAACATGCTGCGGCCGCCTCGAACTCGCTCTGTGTGATGGTGTCGGTGATCTCACCCTTCAGGGTGAGCGTCCATTCACCGGGCTTCGGTCCTCCCGGCAGGCCGACGAGTGAGATTTCACTGATTGTTCCGACTTTCTGTTTCCCGGATGTGACGTTCTTTCCGACAAGTTTGAGCGGGAAGTCCCCTTCTGCAAGAGGCTGCCCGTTGAGGGTGTTGGCCACGATATAGTCGGAACTCTTTGCGACATTTGCACTGGCGAAGGTGGCGTTGAAACCGTCAGATGCACTCACCCTCACGGTATAGCCGTCTGCGGCGAGCTGGGTGTTGAATGCGCCAGACCCGTGGATGGTGTGGTCGTCGACCCATCCGGTGAGGTACCAGAGGGGCATGCCCTTCCACTCACCGGCCTCGTCTGTGTAGGTGACGCCGTGGCACCGCACAGATTCTTCGAAGTACGCCTGGGTGAAGGTGTCTTCGATGTCGCCTTTCAGGGTGAGGGTCCAGCCTTCGGAGGGTTCGGGGAGGCCGACGAGTTCGATCGCGCCGATGTTCCCGATCTTTTTGCCCATCGTGACATCAGAACCCACCATCTGGAGCGGCCAGCAGGGTTTGCCTCCTGAGGTCAGTTCTGGGAGAGGCTGCCCGTTGAGGGTGTTGGCCACGATATAGTTGTTGTTCCTGGCAATGGCTGCGCTCGGGAAGTTGATGTCGTACGGATGTGTCAGGTTCCGGTCGGTGACCTTCACCGAGTACCCTTCGGCTGCCAGTTCGTTGTTGAATGTGTAGTGGCTGCCGGTATCCTCGTCGTCGACCGCTCCCACGAGGTACCAGAGGGGCACGCCCTTCCATTCGCCGTCTCCGTCAGTGTAGGTGGCGACATGGCCGCAGTCCACCGCATCTTCAAACTGTGCCTTGGTGAACGAGACGGTGGTCTTGCCCTTCAGGGTGAGAGCCCAGTCACCGGGTGCGGATGCGACCTTAACGGTGGCCTGTATGATTGCCAGGGCGTTCTCCCGTGTCGTCGAGCCGTCAGGACCATACAGGAAGAGTACGACGTCACCATTCTGGAGAGGCTGGTCGGCACTGTTATAGGCGGCTGAACGGGCTTCACCGTTCACAGAGCAGGCCCAGGCCTCCTTGTAGGTGTCATTCACCTTGTTGTAGCGATAGGTGCCGATGTCATCAAGGAGCAACTGGCCATATTGCCACTTCTTATTGGTGAAGTTATAGAGGAAGCCTTTTTCCTGTGCGGCGGCATCAAGGGCGCCGAGAGGGGTGAGGGCCGGAATGCTGTGCGTGGTGCCCTGGCTTGCGGTCACGGTGACGTTGCCCGCGCCGAGCGTAACTTCGCCATTGTAGACGATGTCAGCATTTGTGAGGCGTGCCGTGATAAGTACCGCTGCTTCAGCGTTCTCCGGAGTGGTCGCACCTTTTGGGCCGTAGTAAAAGTTCACCCTGTCGCCGTCGACGAGGACACGTTTGTTCAGGCCGTCGGTGCTCGGCTTGCCGTAATCATCAAGGGCCACATCGTTCACGTAGCAGGTCCAGCTCTTCTGGCTCTTGATGAATGGGTAAGAATCGATGTCATCGAGCATCAGGATGCCAGAATCGATCCACTTCCTGTCGGTGACCTTATAGGTGAAGCTCTCAGCCTTTGCAACGGTGTCGAGGGCGCCAAGTGGAGTCCGGTATGGGATCTGGTAGGAAGAACCCTGACTTGAAGTCACAGTGGCTTCCCCTTTGGGGAGGAAAACATCTCCATCATAGAGGAGATCCGCACCTGTAGGCGCTGTCGTCACCGTCACATCCGCGGTACCCTCGACAGTCTCGTTTGTTGCGGTGACCGTCGTCGTGCCCGCCGCGTGTGCAGTGAAGTATCCGGTCTCGTTCACGGTCCCGACAGTTTCATTGCTGCTCGACCACTCGAAGGTGAGGCCGGTCATCGGCCGGTCATTCTGGTCGAGGGCAGCGGCGGTGAACTGCTGCTTTTCGTTCACCTTCAGGTCGGCGACAGCGGGAGTAACATTGATCGAGGTCAGAATTGGCTTGATGCCGGTCACAGCATAACCAGACGCACCACCCGCACTCAGGGGGTTAGTCCAGCGGACGCCCTGACCCTGGTTCGAGGAAACAGTATAGACATAGGCGTTGAAGGCTGCAAAGGTCTCCAGATTCTCGAATGAGTACTCGACCTTAATAGCACCTTTGTCGTTGATCGCCTGTCCGGAGAAGTCAGGCTGTGAAAGCGTATTCTTTCCGAGGATACCTGCGTTCAGGTCGATGAACATGATTGAGAAGGTGTTCCCGGTATCGGTCATGTCCTGTCTGTCGAAGATCGGGTAATTGACCGCCGGACAGGGCCTCCAGATCTGTGGTCCATAAAGGAAATCATCCTTTGTGAACGTCTCGTCCAGTGCTTCAGGCACATAGGTGATGTTCTCGAATGCCGGGAAATTGCCCTTCTGAACCGGTGTCCACTGATAACCGCTCGCCTTGATGTTGACTCTGAAGTCATCGGGAATGGTGCCGTTGACTGCCAGCATCAGGATGCCATTGTCGTCCCAGCCGCGGCCACCTGTGTCGTTGATATAAAAGACACCAGACTGGTCGTTGCTGAATACAACTTGGCTGCTGAAGTTCAAAGCATCAGTCGTAATATGAAGTGCGTTCAGACCCTGTGTGCCACTCTGAGTCGGGCTGAAGAAATGATAGGTGTTGTTGCCGTAATCGTTGAAACGGGCAGCACCATCATTTGAAACGTGTAGTATAACATTACTATTCGAAGGAATCACCTTGTAGGTGCTGGAATCAGCATCCGAACCAGCGGTCTCACTCAGTTCCAGCGGTTCGGCCACCGCCGGGGCAATACAGAAAGCCGAAAGCAGGAGGAGAAGGAGGGCCAACCCCCATTTCCACTGCATGCGGCCTAAATCAGTCGTACATATTGTCATGTTCTTCAGTCCTCAGACTTTCATTTCTAGAATTCCCGTGGGGAACGGGGGAGTTAAACAAACTTTTTTAACATTTTGTGGATATTCAGGGCTACTTTTTGCAAGACAACGATATTAATATTCTGAATTGCCTGAAGAGTTAATTGTGTGTGGTTAACGCCGCCGCGGAGGGCCGAAGAGGAGACGACAGAAAAAAAGAGGGGAGTATCCTGTCAGTGCCGCCGTAGCAACATGAGGAGAGAGAAGGCGGCGACAAGAGGGAACCAGCCTGCCGGCGACTTCTGAGGTGCGGTGGTCGCACTCGCTACCGGTGTAGTCTTCGTCTCTGAAACAATTGCTCCATTTCCAGCCTTCCCGCCGATCACAAAGAGCGAGAGCCTCTCAGCCTGTGCCGTGAACTCGACCGACCCATCTTTCTCCTCTCCGGCAACAGTCGGGAAGGCCTGCCATTCTCCTCCGACCCGGCGCATCAGCACGATATCCTCTGCCTTCAGACCATGGTCGGCGATCCATGCAGAGGGGACACGGAAGGTGAGGGCAAGAAATGTGGGTTCGGCCTTCGCACCCTCGAGTCTGAGCTTCAGGTAGCGGTAGACCTCACCCTCGGGCGGCGCACCTCCGCCGGCCGTCTCCGCATCCTCCACCGTCACCAGGAAGGGGGAACGCTGTTCGGGGAGGGTCACCGCAACCTGGGATACCACAGGGTTGTCAATGAGGAATGCCTTCGTCATTGTCGGGACAGTTCCCGCAGCTACCCCGGCATCGGCACTGACAGGTGTGCCGCGGGTTGTGACCAGGACGGCAAGACGGTTCACCAGGACCCCGCCGTCCCCGACATTTTTCTGCGCACGGACGGTGACGGTGTTCTCGCGGGGGAGGAGCGAGCGGGTGGCATCGAGGTCGGCCAGCAGCATGGAACCGTTCCGACCGAAGGCACCGGGCCACTCCCGATCATTGAGGCCGACCCTGCCGCCGCCGTCGGTCCATGCACCGGGCCCGGTGCCGACGACGTACAGTCTCGCCGCACCGACGCAGTCGAGGTCGAGATGCTCGTCGAGGATCATCTTCGTCACGACGTCTTCTTCATAGATCCCGTTATCGTCGTCGATCGCGACGGCATCGCACCCTTCGGCGACCTGCCAGATGACCTGGGAGAGGGCCGGATCCTCGCACACGACAAGGAGGGCACCGCCGTCAAGGGTGCAGACAGCACCCTGCGTACCTGTGTTTGTGACCTCGATGGAGAGGGCGCCCTCAGGGAGACGGTCCATGTCGAAGGAATAGGTGGCGGCGACCGGGGCGTCCTTCCCGCCCTCGCGGTCGGTGACTGTGCGGTCGGGAGAGACCGACCGCCCATTGAGCGTGAATCTCAGGGCAGGGTCAATCCCTATGTCATCCTGTTTCGACCCGTCCACGAAGAGGTAGAGGGTCGCCTTTTTCACGGTTTCCGTACCGGCCGGAGGAACAAGGGATAGTGTCGCACTCCCTCCCCCGTCAAGGAGGGCCGGGGCACTGTTGGTCGTTACAAGGGCCACATGACCATTCACCTCCCCGCTTTCCTGCTTGGTGAACTCAGATCCAGATAATCCGGAAGAGGCACCTGTATCTGAACCCTCACCGCTGCCCGGTGCCACGTCGCCTCCCTGCGGCGCCGTCCCGATGACCGCGTAGCCGCTCGACCCCTCACCGACAATCCGGTTTGTCCAGGAGATGCCCTGACCCTGGTTTGACTGGTTACACCAACCATAAGAATTGAAAGCTGCAAAGGTTCCGAAGTTCTCGAACTCGTACTCGATCTTCACGGCACCCATATCCTTCAGGCCATCGATCTGGGAATTTTTGCCAATATTACCGACATTGAGGTCGATATAGACGGTATGGAAGGGGTTCGAACCGTCGGAGACGTCCTGACCATAGTAGATGGGATATGCCCCGGGTAGATTGTTCCCGGCAGGCTTCCAGGTCTGTGGGCTGTACTTGAAGTTTTCCTTCGTGATCGTTCCCTCATAGGCCCCGTCGACGTACTCGATCTGATCCGCTGTGGGCGGCATGTTCAACGCCGGTGTCGGGGTCCACCTGTATCCGCTCGCCCTGATATGGAGGGCGAAGTCGTCAGGAACGGCGCCATTGACAGCGACCATCAGGATCATATCGTCAAAAAAGCCGCGCCCGCCTGTTTCTGAGAGATAGAAGACACCAGACTGTTCTTCAGTTGTCGTTACCTGCCCATAGGGCTCGGACTCGGGATCGGTTGTGACATGGAGGGCGTTGAGTCCGCCGCCTTCGAACTTGAAGAACTTGGTCATCCCGTCTGAGAGGATGAGATCGAAATTGCTGGTGCCAGGCATCGTGATCCCGCCGACGTCGTCGGCAACCGCGGGGGCGATGCAGACGGCAGCCAGAAGCATGGCCAGAGCCAGAAACACATGTCGTGATTTTATTCCCTGATTCATGATAATCTCCTTTAGGTCATGGTATCAAGCAGAAACGAAGGTTATACATCCATATTCTGGATTGTGTACAGATTATTCTTATGATCTGAAAAATGTTCATCAGATCTCGTTAACCTTGCCTGGCCAGAAAAAAAGAGGATTCAATCCCTCTTCAGGAGGAAGAGGGCCCCGATAGCGACAAGAGAGAGGAACCACGGTACCGGCGACTTCTGTGTCGTCGGGGTAGTGGTTGCCGGGGCGGTCGTCTCCGCGGCGTCGGTCGCCGTCACGGTCGGCGTGACCGTCTCTCCGGCCTGCTGACCGGCAGAGGCGGTCGTGCCCGCGGCGATCGCGAAGTACGAAAAGCCGGAGGCTTCGGCCGAGTACAGGGCCTGGCCGTTCTCTTCCTTCAGGAAAGAGGTCTTGAGCGGCTTCCAGGCACCCTTCTCGTAACTGAGGAGGACGATGCTGTCGGCGGAGAGGCCGTGCTTCTTGATCCAGGCCGTCGGCACCGCGAATTCGAGGGTCATGCCGTCGATCACGGAGGGGTCGGCCCGGTAGAGTGTGGTCTCGATGACCTCGAAGGTCGCCTGGCCGGGGGCGTCCATGCCCGTCGGCAGGGAGGCCTTCCCCACCGTCACCAGCATGTCATCGATCGCGTCCCAGGCAGCGACCGTGATCCTGGTGATCGCTGTTTCTCTCACCACAAAGGTCTGTGTTTCCCCGGCAGGGATGGAGCCCGAGATCGCGGCGACGTCTGAGTTTCCACCGCTGGATGACGAGTGTGAGGAACCAGTCTCCCCGCCGCTCGTTGTGGGTGAGACTGCAGTCAGGCCGAAGACCGAGAGGCCGTTCGGGGAATACGCCTCGAAGACCAGGTTGCCGTCGGCGTCGGTGCCGACGAGCACGGTCTTCAAGACTTCCTTCGTGCCGTCCTCGGCCCACCGGATGATCCGCACCGCATCGACGCCGCCGTGGGCGTTGACCCATGCCGGACTCGCGGTCATGCGGATCGTGGCGTTGGAGACGTCCTGGCCGTTCGTCAGGTTCGTCTTGACGATATTCATCGTGTAGGCGACGGCGTTCACGTTCAGACCGTCGCTGGAGGCGGCGATCTGGAAGGCGCTCTGT
This window of the Methanofollis ethanolicus genome carries:
- a CDS encoding PGF-pre-PGF domain-containing protein: MNFSSQVVFSNDQSGVFYINDTGGRGWDDNGILMLAVNGTIPDDFRVNIKASGYQWTPVQKGNFPAFENITYVPEALDETFTKDDFLYGPQIWRPCPAVNYPIFDRQDMTDTGNTFSIMFIDLNAGILGKNTLSQPDFSGQAINDKGAIKVEYSFENLETFAAFNAYVYTVSSNQGQGVRWTNPLSAGGASGYAVTGIKPILTSINVTPAVADLKVNEKQQFTAAALDQNDRPMTGLTFEWSSSNETVGTVNETGYFTAHAAGTTTVTATNETVEGTADVTVTTAPTGADLLYDGDVFLPKGEATVTSSQGSSYQIPYRTPLGALDTVAKAESFTYKVTDRKWIDSGILMLDDIDSYPFIKSQKSWTCYVNDVALDDYGKPSTDGLNKRVLVDGDRVNFYYGPKGATTPENAEAAVLITARLTNADIVYNGEVTLGAGNVTVTASQGTTHSIPALTPLGALDAAAQEKGFLYNFTNKKWQYGQLLLDDIGTYRYNKVNDTYKEAWACSVNGEARSAAYNSADQPLQNGDVVLFLYGPDGSTTRENALAIIQATVKVASAPGDWALTLKGKTTVSFTKAQFEDAVDCGHVATYTDGDGEWKGVPLWYLVGAVDDEDTGSHYTFNNELAAEGYSVKVTDRNLTHPYDINFPSAAIARNNNYIVANTLNGQPLPELTSGGKPCWPLQMVGSDVTMGKKIGNIGAIELVGLPEPSEGWTLTLKGDIEDTFTQAYFEESVRCHGVTYTDEAGEWKGMPLWYLTGWVDDHTIHGSGAFNTQLAADGYTVRVSASDGFNATFASANVAKSSDYIVANTLNGQPLAEGDFPLKLVGKNVTSGKQKVGTISEISLVGLPGGPKPGEWTLTLKGEITDTITQSEFEAAAACSHHTVTWTDDKNREWSGIPLWSLCGWVDDYTIHGSGAFNSKLAAQGYTVIVTGSGDYSKEFSSKIVSQNNDFIIANKLNGTLLTNENGYPVRLVGSALTEGSQSVASIESIELTAFQKPTEIPSVRIVKYAADRTTVLSEKTIDYRYMEEKFPVYGDGETHYYFEGLNFPPADPWDQAETYPGGLKIDEQIKGTSVRDLCNLAGGMGPDTEITFAAPDGWETSLHYGNIYAPEEQQGEAVLVWYTGRQGYVPDYADGYRLFFAPDDHVFGQWNMHECIDEKYWHYNSGLPSCAGLSAKYISEIRIYDVAEPTWNLQLDGAIDKTISKGYFESGLACTMGANHEKSYTDSKGREWSGMPLWFLLGYVDDENFHTGKSFNDTLAAEGYAIHIVGKDGSETIIDSRDAMYSDKYILANSLNGMHIAGDDENWPLRLVGENVSGMDTIKGVVKVSFIPPNLQGNIVSLGNISAGGEKALDLEKGAVSKITIKAAGDVRDGELAIDVPDELPNYIDTPAENIFQYLHIVYPAPENTIDEAVIAFDLPLTWLNSHRMAVTDVRLLRYTNGAWQGLPTTFIKEENGRAYFSATTPGFCYFAVGGVAAPAPTPSPSYSHSSSSGSTSAVSAVSGSIPAGESKSFSVTETAFSTITVSAYDRIEHFLFTVKKASLPKGAPAPEGAVYEIQEVTLYKTDPLAIEGVTIEFAVEAAWLKAQGVSAGDVALLRHVNGEWIRLQTTFIEEKEGKAYYSAESPGFSFFAITAEKGSAVAPDDVQAPVGEVTAPTPAINETTAATPTPTTPQQSPVFWALPFIAFGALLLLRRR
- a CDS encoding DUF3344 domain-containing protein, which produces MLLAAVCIAPAVADDVGGITMPGTSNFDLILSDGMTKFFKFEGGGLNALHVTTDPESEPYGQVTTTEEQSGVFYLSETGGRGFFDDMILMVAVNGAVPDDFALHIRASGYRWTPTPALNMPPTADQIEYVDGAYEGTITKENFKYSPQTWKPAGNNLPGAYPIYYGQDVSDGSNPFHTVYIDLNVGNIGKNSQIDGLKDMGAVKIEYEFENFGTFAAFNSYGWCNQSNQGQGISWTNRIVGEGSSGYAVIGTAPQGGDVAPGSGEGSDTGASSGLSGSEFTKQESGEVNGHVALVTTNSAPALLDGGGSATLSLVPPAGTETVKKATLYLFVDGSKQDDIGIDPALRFTLNGRSVSPDRTVTDREGGKDAPVAATYSFDMDRLPEGALSIEVTNTGTQGAVCTLDGGALLVVCEDPALSQVIWQVAEGCDAVAIDDDNGIYEEDVVTKMILDEHLDLDCVGAARLYVVGTGPGAWTDGGGRVGLNDREWPGAFGRNGSMLLADLDATRSLLPRENTVTVRAQKNVGDGGVLVNRLAVLVTTRGTPVSADAGVAAGTVPTMTKAFLIDNPVVSQVAVTLPEQRSPFLVTVEDAETAGGGAPPEGEVYRYLKLRLEGAKAEPTFLALTFRVPSAWIADHGLKAEDIVLMRRVGGEWQAFPTVAGEEKDGSVEFTAQAERLSLFVIGGKAGNGAIVSETKTTPVASATTAPQKSPAGWFPLVAAFSLLMLLRRH